The DNA sequence TCGCTGTTATAGAAATCTCCGGTAATCATACCATCACTCAGCGTAATCTGCCGTTCTGCCTCTTCGGCCAATTCAGGGTTATGGGTAATCAAAATAATTGTTTTATGTTCCTCACGGTGGATTTTCAAAAAAATATCCATCACCATTTTCCCCGTCTGGGTATCTAGGGCACCTGTCGGTTCATCTGCTAAAATGATTGCCGGATCGTTAGCTAAAGCTCTGGCAATGGCAACCCTTTGCTTTTGCCCCCCCGAAAGCTCATTGGGCATATGTGTCATCCGGTCTCCCATTCCTACAAGTTCTAGTAACTCCACGGCTTTTTTTCTTCTTTCTTCTTTATGGATCCCCAGATAAAACAGTGGCAATTCAACATTGCTTAAAGCCGTAGATCTGGGAATCAAATTAAACGTCTGAAAAACAAAGCCTATTTTCTTATTGCGAATTTCTGACAATTCATTTTGGCTCATATCCTCAATGGATATCCCGTCAAGGGTATAGGTTCCTGAGGTTGGACGGTCCAAAGCTCCGATAATATTCATCAGGGTACTTTTGCCGGAACCAGAAGCCCCTACGATGGAGACAAATTCACCTTCCTTGATATTCAAATTGATATTTTTCAAAATAGTCAGTTCATTTGGCATTCCAACATAGTATTTTTTGATCGCATTATTAATTTCAATCATGAACTCATCAACCCTATCCCTATAGATTCACTGATCATTTTGTTATAGTTCATTGCGCAGTTACGCCTTTTGAAGCAGTTCCGTCCGTTGATGATTGCCCAGAAGCCGTACCCCCTGCTGCTCCGCTTGGAGCTGTTCCGGATGGTGCCGTTCCATTTCGATCTTTTCCTACCGCCGCCCTATTTGAGTTCGCTGACAGGTCAACCGTCTGCCCAACCGTCACACTTGTAGGATTGGTAACAACAATCAAGCCATCTTCCAAGCCAGCTCCTGAGATCTCAACATTTGTGGAGTTTTCGAGACCGGTTTCGACAGGGATTTGAACAATGGTATTATTTTTCACTGTATCAATGAAATTTGTACCGTCTTTTGCAGTAACAACTGCATCGAAAGGAACAGAATAAACGTTCTCCTTTGATGTGAGGATGATTTCGAGGAAAGCATTCATGCCAATCTTAATCAGTGGATCAGGCTTCAGAATTTTCACCCTAACCTCGAATTCAACATCAGTTGAGCCAGACTCACTAACGGCTTTAGGAGAAATATAGGATAATGTTCCTTGATAAATTGTATTCCCAGTGACGTTGGTCGTCACTTGGACATCCTGGCCAACCTTAATGCTCGCAATATTATACTCACTGACATTAGCCGTTACATATAAATCATTGATATTCTCGACCACAAACAGGATATCATCGGTCGGCGGCTGCAGTCCGACCTCCGCGTTCGATTCTGTCACGGTACCATCTATTGGCGCCGTAATATTGCCTTCATTGAGGTCTTTACTCAAAGTATTATAACTTGTTTGCGCATTTTCGTAGCTTTCTTTGGCACTTTCAAGCGCTGATTCGGCAGATTTAAGTTCTTCCGCTGTCACACCATCATACTCGTATAGCGCTTTATCTGTTTCATATGTAGTGGTTTTCGCATCCAAGTCTCTTTTTGCTGCATTTAAAGTTGCTTTGGCCTTTTCGCAATTATTGTATACTTCTTCCATATCTAGCGTTGCTAAAAGCTGTCCTGCCTTGACTTTGTCTCCAACCTTAACATAGATCTTGTCAATCGGAGCACTTACACTTGAACAGACATTTTCTACTTTCGAACTGTAGATCGTTCCTGAGGATGAGATGCTGTCTATGAGCGTTCCTTTGCTTAATGTCGCTGTCTGCATCGGTACCACTGTGCTCATAGTCTCATTTTTAGCAGACACAAAGGTTTTTACTGCAATGCCCGCGACTATTAAGATAATAAGTACAACAATCAGGATCACCCATTTTTTCTTTGGTCTTTTCATTCCTGCTCCTCCGCTTTTCACATCTTAACTAGTTCACAATTAAGCCTTTTTTGGCCCATTCATATTTGACATAGGCTTTATATAAATCATTTTTGTCTTGATCGTTGCTAATCTGGGCATTAATATAATTATATTCCTCAGTTAAATATTCTTGTTTTGTTATTGAGCCATACTTATATTTTATCTCTGCCAGTTTAAAGGTTTTTTGATCGATTGTTGCATAGTGATCATTGTATTCTACTTTTTCAACAGCCGTTTTTAGATTGCCATAGGCAGTTTGAAAAGAGCTTTTAAACTCAATTACTGTTTTAGATAGTTTGGTGCTATCCCCTGACCAGTCTGCAAGACCGATATCATAACTATTTCCCATTGCATTCGGTAAATCTTGATCATATTCTATATTGGCAAAATCAATGTTCTCGTATGGTACACTGTCGACGATGATTTTTACATCACTTTTTAATGCAAGCTGATATCTTACCTGTTTGAGGATATCGTCCATTTCTTTTTGATAGGACGTCAAGTTATTCTTCAGATCAGTCAAACTTTTTTCAGCTGTAAGAACGTCCTGCTCAGTAGCCACTCCATAGGACGCCTTTATTTTAGTCAAATTATATTGATTTTCTAGTATTGGTAACTGGGCATGGCCACTGTTTAGCTGTTTTTGAAGTCCATTGTATTGGAAAAAGTAGCTCTGAACCTCCCATACAACACTATAGTTTGCCTTATCGCGCGTGTACTGGGCTTGCAGTCCGGTATCACTGTCGAGAAAGGTTTCCATATTATCAGCCACATCTGGACTCTTTTCAAGAACTTCTTGTTGAATCTTATCAAATAACAGGGTATAAGTAGTTATCATATTTGCCGCATTTGTCGAATCGGTTTCCGTCCCCATGACTTGTATAGGTACTAAGATGAACGATATAAATAAGATAGCTGCCACTGAGACTGCTCTTTTTCGATACTGTTTTCGCATTTTCATTCTCCTTTTTTATTACTTCTCTCTGTATATTGTACCTTTTCGTGTATCAATGCTTGTATGTGTGTTTTATTCCTGTTTCCATTTTTCCAAGGGAATTCTTCCCTCTATCATTTTAGATAATGTTTGTGAACGTTTGGTGAACGATTCCGTAAGGTTGTGTGAATAATTTCTTCAAAAATGCCTTTATATATCGCTGAATAATTCGCTATCAAAGATATTGTCATCGGCCTTAGAAAAATTTAAGAGACATCCATAATTGTTAAATCTAGCTGTCTCCTTTTGCTTTGGGCAAAAATAATCCCAATTTATCCCGTTTAAATCAAATTATAGCTGTTGATATTTCTTCAACAATATCCGAATAGCCCGACCAGCTGCTGGGGCTGTCTTTGGTTTTGATTCTAACCCCGTAGCTCGTTCCATTAACCAGGCCCGTTTTGGTATAAGTTACTGTTTCCGCGCTCAGGCTGCTGCTGATAATGCTCCAGATACTTGCACTTGCCAGTTTGTATTCCAGCTGGTACTCACAACATTCCTGGAAAACGGTCAAATTGAATTGTCTAATAACCGGGCTGAAAATGCGATCCGTCCATTTGTAATAGGCAGAAAGAGCTGGTATATTAACAAAGGGAACCCAGGCTAGTGCTGTGATTTCCAGCACTGTAGAAACAGCCAAAAAAACGGACTTAATAGTTTACATACCTGGTACATATCTTTAGCAAGATGCCGAGTATTGACTTCAAAACAGACCCTTCAAAATAAAAGATTTTATGCCTTAGTCCCCAATACTTCCGGCCTACTGCCGGAATATGGAAGAATGATAAATGACGTTGAACCCC is a window from the Dehalobacter sp. DCA genome containing:
- a CDS encoding TolC family protein, whose translation is MKMRKQYRKRAVSVAAILFISFILVPIQVMGTETDSTNAANMITTYTLLFDKIQQEVLEKSPDVADNMETFLDSDTGLQAQYTRDKANYSVVWEVQSYFFQYNGLQKQLNSGHAQLPILENQYNLTKIKASYGVATEQDVLTAEKSLTDLKNNLTSYQKEMDDILKQVRYQLALKSDVKIIVDSVPYENIDFANIEYDQDLPNAMGNSYDIGLADWSGDSTKLSKTVIEFKSSFQTAYGNLKTAVEKVEYNDHYATIDQKTFKLAEIKYKYGSITKQEYLTEEYNYINAQISNDQDKNDLYKAYVKYEWAKKGLIVN
- a CDS encoding ABC transporter ATP-binding protein — protein: MIEINNAIKKYYVGMPNELTILKNINLNIKEGEFVSIVGASGSGKSTLMNIIGALDRPTSGTYTLDGISIEDMSQNELSEIRNKKIGFVFQTFNLIPRSTALSNVELPLFYLGIHKEERRKKAVELLELVGMGDRMTHMPNELSGGQKQRVAIARALANDPAIILADEPTGALDTQTGKMVMDIFLKIHREEHKTIILITHNPELAEEAERQITLSDGMITGDFYNSDISRLKCEAMGVKA
- a CDS encoding efflux RND transporter periplasmic adaptor subunit, with translation MKRPKKKWVILIVVLIILIVAGIAVKTFVSAKNETMSTVVPMQTATLSKGTLIDSISSSGTIYSSKVENVCSSVSAPIDKIYVKVGDKVKAGQLLATLDMEEVYNNCEKAKATLNAAKRDLDAKTTTYETDKALYEYDGVTAEELKSAESALESAKESYENAQTSYNTLSKDLNEGNITAPIDGTVTESNAEVGLQPPTDDILFVVENINDLYVTANVSEYNIASIKVGQDVQVTTNVTGNTIYQGTLSYISPKAVSESGSTDVEFEVRVKILKPDPLIKIGMNAFLEIILTSKENVYSVPFDAVVTAKDGTNFIDTVKNNTIVQIPVETGLENSTNVEISGAGLEDGLIVVTNPTSVTVGQTVDLSANSNRAAVGKDRNGTAPSGTAPSGAAGGTASGQSSTDGTASKGVTAQ